One Hordeum vulgare subsp. vulgare chromosome 4H, MorexV3_pseudomolecules_assembly, whole genome shotgun sequence DNA window includes the following coding sequences:
- the LOC123446955 gene encoding non-specific lipid transfer protein GPI-anchored 31-like, giving the protein MAARSSLLLVFALAAVAAHGADGATVAAPAPAVDCSDALISLAGCLSYVQEGSTVATPEESCCSGLKDVVRKEVACLCQAFQGGQDYGVALNMTKALQLPGACKVKTPPFSKCHISIPGMTGGSPAPAPSSGAPFFDGSPTSPSPSAPSAGSPAGSGDSTTARAPSPSASAAAAFPALANVLLAAATVATTLLM; this is encoded by the exons ATGGCGGCAAGGTCGTCGCTGCTGCTTGTCTTCGCGCTGGCCGCGGTGGCAGCGCACGGCGCCGACGGTGCGACCGTGGCCGCGCCGGCGCCGGCCGTGGACTGCAGCGACGCCCTGATCAGCCTGGCGGGGTGCCTGAGCTACGTGCAGGAGGGGAGCACGGTGGCGACGCCGGAGGAGTCGTGCTGCTCCGGGCTCAAGGACGTGGTGAGGAAGGAGGTGGCCTGCCTCTGCCAGGCCTTCCAGGGCGGCCAGGACTACGGCGTCGCCCTCAACATGaccaaggccctgcagctgcccgGCGCCTGCAAGGTCAAGACGCCTCCCTTCAGCAAGTGCCACA TTTCCATCCCGGGTATGACTGGCGGGTCTCCAG CGCCTGCCCCATCTTCCGGTGCTCCGTTCTTCGATGGCTCCCCGACGTCCCCGTCACCGTCCGCACCTTCGGCCGGATCACCAGCCGGAAGCGGCGACTCCACCACCGCTCGAGCTCCATCGCCGTCGGCCTCCGCCGCAGCCGCCTTCCCCGCTTTAGCAAACGTCCTCCTGGCCGCAGCCACCGTGGCGACGACGCTGCTCATGTGA